A region from the Gallus gallus isolate bGalGal1 chromosome 25, bGalGal1.mat.broiler.GRCg7b, whole genome shotgun sequence genome encodes:
- the LOC425969 gene encoding loricrin-like (The RefSeq protein has 3 substitutions compared to this genomic sequence), translating into MIYSSGRESYFNLNSTWYDPAGSWLDTRRTPFRYGYNNCCSSRCDGEGVEGMRGHNYRHYGYRQPVCSERCQGYSTAESCHGGGGSSCARRPTYSYGSTGGCQGYGRSVCSERCQWSSGSCHGGGGSSCVRRPTYSYGSTGGCQGYGRSVCSERCQWSSGSCHGGGGSSCVTRPTYSYGSTGGCQGYGRSVCSERCQGSSGGGCHSSGQQPQCSEPVQYIPQCCPMPVPVQQVPTAKCIPHQQQQQQQVCKVPARKIK; encoded by the coding sequence ATGATCTACTCCTCCGGAAGAGAGTCCTACTTCAACCTGAACTCTACCTGGTATGACCCTGCTGGGTCCTGGCTGGATACCCGGCGCACACCATTCCGCTACGGCTACAACAACTGCTGCTCCTCGCGGTGCGACGGCGAAGGCGTGGAGGGCATGAGAGGGCACAACTACCGGCACTACGGCTACAGGCAGCCAGTCTGCTCCGAGCGATGCCAAGGCTACAGCACGGCTGAGTCGTGCCATGGAGGTGGAGGatccagctgtgccaggaggcCCACCTACAGCTATGGGTCAACGGGGGGATGTCAGGGCTATGGGAGGTCGGTGTGCTCCGAGAGGTGCCAGGGGTCCTCGGGTTCGTGCCATGGAGGCGGCGGAtccagctgtgtcaggaggCCCACCTACAGTTACGGGTCAACTGGAGGATGCCAAGGCTATGGGAGGTCGGTGTGTTCCGAGAGGTGCCAGGGGTCCTCGGGTTCATGCCATGGAGGCGGCGGAtccagctgtgtcaggagaCCAACCTACAGCTATGGGTCAACTGGAGGATGCCAAGGCTACGGGAGGTCGGTGTGCTCCGAACGGTGCCAGGGGTCCTCGGGGGGGGGATGccacagctcagggcagcagccACAATGCAGTGAGCCAGTGCAGTACATCCCACAGTGCTGCCCCATGCCAGTTCCAGTGCAGCAAGTGCCCACGGCCAAGTGCAtcccccaccagcagcagcagcagcagcaggtctgcAAGGTGCCAGCCCGGAAGATAAAGTAA